One Arachis hypogaea cultivar Tifrunner chromosome 18, arahy.Tifrunner.gnm2.J5K5, whole genome shotgun sequence genomic window, CTCAAGGAGCTTGAGGCTTTATGCAACCCTGTCATTTCCAAGATGTATCAAGGTGGTGGTACTGCTGCTCCATCCTCTGCCGATGCTGCCCATGACAACTCCGCTGGTGGACCTAAGATTGAAGAGGTTGATTGAGCGAGCTTCAACCTTCAATTTTTATAAGCCTTCTTTTATCGCGCTAGACACTGccctttgtctttttttttttctccggTGTGCGCTGAATGTAAACTATGAATGAATAATGGTGAGGTACGGTAGTATCCTAATAGAGAAAGTCATATTCAagtgttgttttctttttttctaaataAGCACATGATTTTTCTTACAACAATATAGTGACAGAGACAAGTGCGAATAAATCAATAATTGGCATTTGCGGGGAATTAAAAGGCAAAACACTGCAGGAAGTTGTCTGCAGAATGAGGCAGATATTGTATGAATCAAGCCTCACAATATTATACATTGATTGGATCAGAGCACAATATATATGCAGCCGCTAATATGATTGTATATTTTTGTTGATGAAAAAACAGAGATGGACAATAAGGGTGCCAAACTTTGCAATAACAAATTCAAATGTAGGAACAGCAGGATATTAACTTACTTTCGTGGTGCTCCCCACTTAATTATTAGTTTGGTGTAGCCATGATTTTGCACACAaaaataaataagctcaaaagatTTGTCTGGAATACTTTCGTGTCCATGCAACCAtgcatatatatatgtgtgtgtgcgcgcatgtttttttatttcttggcAAAGGAATAAGGATTCGGTCGCCCTCTCTAAGACAAGGCTATCAACGACCTTTTCCAAAAATAATTATGATTTGACACCCTCGTTTTTTTATCTGAAGTtgcaaaagtttaattttttttaacccaATCCTAGTTCTCACTCTCCCAAATTGCAGAGAGAACAACCTACAAGCTTCTCCTCAAGCaatcttctaataaaaaaaactcGTGCATGGTAAAGAAGTCACTGGTCCCCATTTTCTTCTCCATCTTCCACTCCCTAACCCTTTGTGCTCCTAATTCCAAAGACAATTAAATTCATTCCATCCGTCTAGTGTTGTGTTCTATACCATTCAATTTTGGAACCATATTGTTCTTTCAATTTGGAACTTTATTGTTCACCTCCGCCCTTTCACATTGGCCCAGTCAAGTCAATATCAACACGTGTTAGGTGCGGTGGCCCCAATTGTTTTTTCCTTCTTCACGCCCTCTTagcctctagtttttttttttttttaattttctgtggTACAGATTGGTGGTAATGTAGTGTTATAATTTTGCTAAAATACACAAATGAATATGATCTCAATTTTTATTTGGGTGTGGAATATACAGTGATGCGTCAACGAATATACCTAAAATAACAGTTTTAGTGGATAACAAACAGATAAACATACTAACGTAATAAGGGCAAAATATTGATCCTTGGTTAACGGTGAACCAGTATTTTGTTGGTGAAGCACGTGATCAACATAAAATTGGAACAGGAGCGAGAGTTCAACTCTGTTTGTCTGAGTCGTCGCTCTAACGACAATGCAAGATTCCACGTCATGCCACAATAGCCTCTGACCCAATGGATAAGAGCTCGAATCGCCTACATTGACCTCTCACgtttcttttctatttataccTTCCGCTTCCAGATCCCATTTTGGATTTGTAGCGCCTTTCATTTTATCTAATATCACCTTCGAGTTCTCAACGAGGAAACCCACTATTTTAGGATTTAATCTCAATTCTCAAGTCTCAAAATTCCCGTGTCTTAAGGATTTCTGATTGATTATGGCTGTTGCTGGGGTTATTGGTGGTAATTCATGGTCATGGATGCAATTAGGATGTcaagaaagaaaacagaaaagactTGAGATTTGttgctcctcttcttcttcttctttgacggATTGTTATAAGACCTTAAGAGTCCAACCCGGTGCGTCTCAATCCGAGGTTAAGAAGGCTTTTAGACAGCTTGCACTGCAGGTTTCATCCCCGGTctccttaattaattaatatttaaaacatttgataattcttaattaattaatatatttggtCTTTTGTTGTGTTTCAGTACCATCCAGATGTATGCAGAGGGAGCAAATGCGGGGTGCAGTTTCACCAAATCAACCAGGCTTATGATGTGAGTTATCTTGCTGAGCTTATTGCTTTTGTAATGCATGAATTTAATATTGATAATGCTTATGACGGTGATGCTAAGTCAAAATATGACCTCTTTGGTATGATTGATTTGAATAAAAATGCTGAGATTGGAATTGCTAATTGCCATAACTTTCGTGGGCCACATAGGTTGTAGCAGAATTTCGGATCTAATTGGGGTTTCCATGTGACTTATGTGGAATGCAGGTTGTAATGTCCAATTTGAGAGGAGAATCCAAtgaaatggaaatggaaatgcACGAAGCATGCGAAGATGATGCAGGCATCGATGAAGCAATGAGGGGAATGAATGATCCAGATTGGGACCTGTGGGAAGAGTGGATGGGATGGGAAGGAGCAGGAATTCGTGATTATTCATCTCACATTAATCCTTACATTTGAAATTGCTTTGTaattcctctctctcttttttttttaaagtttaatttcAATTATGTATTTAGTTAAATGCTAAGGCCCTTCTTCCGCCTTCAAAAGTGGTTGGGGTTTGTGTAGATAAGAGAGTGTAGAGCTCAAATGGGTTAAAGGTAGTCTTGACCTCTGCATAATTTAAGCCTATGTTAACAAAACCAATCAAacttgaaaaagaataaaaacttaaaaagctTCGTCACCCAATTGCAGTTTGATCATACTGCGTGTGAtctatattattatctttttgtAAATAAATTCAACAAGATTAAGCAATTGCCTCCTTGCCATTAATTTTAGGCGATTCTTGTGATACTTCATTCAGCAATGTCTGTATTTCAATTCAACTTCGAATGTTGCTAAGAAAAGCCAGTTACTGAAATGGAGCTAGAGCTAAACGTTGTGTATGAAATAataattatgttttttatttttaaactttcatATTCAGCGAGAAGAAAGAAAGGCTAAGAACCACTGGCCAACCCAAAGTCAACCTCATGCTCGGGTGctcaagaaattaaaaaaaataattagtttgaTGGTTTGGTACTAGATGGCGTTTCACAGTTAAAGACTCTCAGGTATGAGTCTTCAACATCATCACCTCCCTCTCCTCTTCCCATAAGTTTTGGGCCCGGCAACCTGAGATACTCCTTTGCTGCATCTTCGACTCCTTCACCACCCTTCTCACCACCATTTTCCATTCATAATTCAGCCGAGAACATAAGGCATCAGTATTTTCATTGGATTGCCAGCATCCTCAAGTATTGGAATGCAAGAGCATACGCTTCAAGGACTTGTAATTAGTCCTCTTCTCTTTTCATACACATTACTTTCATGCAAGTACATTTCGCATTAGCAATAGTTATAGACTTATAGCAACATAAAATTTGATTGTGCATGCCAATAAAAGAATACAAGCATATACTGAAGATGAAGATATCACTCACCACATCTTCTTCCTCTAAATAAGAGCAGGTTGGAATGGTTTTTACAAAAATGCTCTTTGTTTCATTCATGATTCCTGAGAGCTGAGGCATTTTAGCTGTAGCCCCTTAAATACCTATCATTGCTTGAACATATGTACTGATTACTGAATGAATCCATGGTCATTTGACGTTTTAGCACTTCCTTGTGTTCAAAGTTGTGGTTAAACATCACATGAAGTTCAAAATTCAGTTCTGTTTCTTAGTGGAAGATCTCCATGGACCATGGGGATCAACCCGATAATATCGGTTTCACTTACCACTCACTATATGGACATGCTGATATCCTTTTACTGTTGGATTTCAAAAGGCTGATTTCTGCGGAACTGCACATAGataattaaatgtttttattaattaagaaGACCATGCTTTTTACACATATTACATACATATATTTAGATTATTCGTCCCCCTTTGCTCGGTCCTAACCTTCCCTCTGATAGTAAAAATAGCACTTACGTTCCATTTACACCCGTGAAATGCAATGAAGGGATACAAATAAATCGCGTTGAACTCTTTCAAAGTGAAGATAACCAGAGCCATGacattttagttttgtttttgtgGGGGCAAAGGTTAacaaattttgattcatcaatgCAGAAAAGGAAACCATATAATAATTACTTTCTCGTTTCCCAGCTTCTTTCCTCCAAAGAACAAACGAAAAAACAAGCACAGTATGTGCCAATAATAGCGAGTCACaggttttattttaaaacaaggaaaaaaatgaaaaggataTGCTAAAATTTTGACCGTTGGTAGAGAGAGAGTACTAATATGTTTGAGAATTGTTTAATTAAGAAA contains:
- the LOC112771059 gene encoding chaperone protein dnaJ 8, chloroplastic → MAVAGVIGGNSWSWMQLGCQERKQKRLEICCSSSSSSLTDCYKTLRVQPGASQSEVKKAFRQLALQYHPDVCRGSKCGVQFHQINQAYDVVMSNLRGESNEMEMEMHEACEDDAGIDEAMRGMNDPDWDLWEEWMGWEGAGIRDYSSHINPYI